ACAGATAATGAGTGTTGGTGGTGAATCATTGAGAGGTTAATGCACTTTAATTATACTGAAGCAATTAAGTCAGATCATTTCAGCTTCAAGGGATCACCTTGAGTCTTCCAAATCAGGAACGGTCGTTTTCAGGAACTGAAAAACTTGGAAAAACATTATCTCGTTTAATTTTCAGACTTTCTGTTCATTATTGGAAAAGGGTTCGTTTAAGTTCCTCATACGCAATCAGTGCTAATACGCTCTTAGTTTTCCGAATCACTCTTAGAACCTCTCTAATGATCGTAGTTCCGTTCGTACTGTATATCATTGATCATGGCCTGAGTAAAGTTGATAACCCTAGCTTGTTTTACACAAAATCTGGGTTTAAATTTAGAAAGCTcgaatatatattaaagtaagTCGGCAAAATTTCATACGTATGAATATGAACATGATCTTTCTCTTTCAAATATTGTAGTGTAGGGTATCCAAGGTCCAAAAATGTAAAAGCTTGGGAGACATGCATTATTCTTCATAATAGAATGAAAGGAATGTTTGGCACCACTACTGCATCTGCATGAGATATATGGGTCCCCATATATTCCCAAATCTCATTCCTAGTCTGATAATCTTGACTAAACCCTCTAACACCAGGCCGATCATCCTTGCGTATTTaactctctttcttctttcggTACTTACATTCATTCCAAGTCAGTATGACATGAACACTCCACTTTCTTTAATTTACCCCTTGATCCTAAAGTTGTTCAAACATATTGATTTCAATACAAGCTATAGAGTTAGAGCTCCAGTTTGAAATCAGTTTGTTCTAATCAAGtcatgaatttgattttgagtgaaTTTGGATCCAATTCACCCAAATTTACCCTTCTAATCCTCCCTTTGAAACCAGAATACCATCATTTCAGGGCCacttgttttgttgttttgtgaTTAATTTGCTACAAACAGACCATAGACCATACTTATGCCTAATAAATGATTGAGATCCACTAATCCGATTCCTGTATGGTTTTTAATGCCTTAGCAGAGGCCATTTTACAGTGAGTGGTAGGTCGTGTCACATAAAAAAGGGAGGAGATATTGAAGATAGTCCCACAAAGACCCGAAATTGCACCCTTATAGTAACTACTTAACATCACAAACCCTCATTTTTCTCTAGTAAAGATTATGATTTTGTCTCCTGGAGACAACACACGCTTCATCATAGCCGTTGAGAAGGAAGTCAACCGCATTAAAAAGAGaagaattaaatataagattaagattatttttcttCGTTAATGCTTCATCAACTTTTctatttgaggaaaaaaaaaatttaagaagtaAAAAGTCCTGCATGTAAGGGATGGATCTCATCCAGATTGGGTCAAGTTGAATTCATGAATTGGTTCGAATAAGTCAATTTTGATTTAGAGTATTCGTTTCACAATGTAATcaactattattttatctatattatttatcatgttGACGACTCTTCAATGATATTATGTGATAGTGTGAGGTAGttcaaactcgaactcaaatTAGATATTACAATTTTGATCTAAATTCGAGCCTCACATCGAGTTCACCCCTACCTTGTGTATAAGTATTGGTTGTTGAATTGGGAACAAGCTGATCATATGAAGAACCTACAAAAGACGATTAAATGAGCAACTAAGATTTTActtgaacaatattataatatatggtgtcaattcgaattatataaatgataattattaatcttattatattCTTCTACTTGAGAGGAGAAACCATGTTTTgccttataaaaaataaaaaagtaaaaaaaaaggcGAGGGGACCAATTTATGGATATGGGACAGAAATTATTGTTGTTCTTGTAAGTTATTATGTATTGTTCTCCCTTTCAACTTACAATAGCACATGATATTTCATTTCTCTACTTTGTAAGTTTTGACTTGCAATAAAGAGATTTCAACTCTCTTTTTACCTTTTTGACAAGaactatatatattgattagttatattatttggTTTACAACCTTTTTCCACATAGCAAAAGATACAAAAGATTAACTAATTAAGAGAGActtcatgtaatttttttaaataaaaaaccttGTTTAATAGATCTgattattaaactaataaattctTTAGAGCAATTCATCGTAAGGATCATTCACTTCaatacaaacatataaaaaaatattactatgtataatcaaattcatttataagaGTGAAATCGAACCTTATCGTTTAACTCTATGCTTGAGATTTTGAGTCTTGATCAATTGTTCAACCAATAGTGGGTCATATGGGTAGCTTTGGTTAACTTTCTATCATATTTAATTCTTAGTGCATGCATAAAATTCCAAGATCCatatatctataataataattaaacaatctTGCAACATCTATAACCAAAATCTATCTTCCTTCAATCAAAAGTTATATCAAAATGCAAGCTGATTCCATACACAATGCGAAAGGATGTTGACTTAAAGAAAACTAGGTGAAAAAAAGTCAAGaggattaaatatttaaaattatggtaTATATGTAGCTATCATTCtgaatatttatatcaagtacgTTAGATTCTCTTGGAGCCTAAGTAATATTTTCGGTAAAGATCGACTCACCTAATATTAATCACAAAGAATGCCATAAAAAGCAGCATTTTTGTAAGTGCATGCATGCAAAGCTTTGGATTCAAACTTTCCGGATTGCATGCctttgttttttcaagttttcttcGTCTTCACTCATCGTAGAGACCACACGTTATGAGAAATGAAAGGCAATGTCTGTATCATTTGCCCCGAGAAAAGGAAATAAGGTTTTGTCACTATGTAGAGCTGGTGTTGCGTCTTTGGAATTCTCTCCAATAAAGCTTCCAGGGAATCACTCTCTCTTTTATTGGAAGCGAAAGCTGGCAACCCTATTTTTGCTACCACATGTATAGCCTTTcaattgtttattaaagtgcATCAATTTATGGGTTTGAATTGAAACTCCTCCATTACTTGGAATTTATGTAACTGATCACTGAATCTAAGGTTTTCTCTCATTGGATGTCGGCTCTCATGTGAGATTGCGATGTATCTTCAAAGTTAGCTGTGAATCAATAGTTGAATGTGTAATCAATTAATCCATGATCAATcgttttgttattattattttttagctaGCCAGCATCGAAGCGGCCATAACGTGCACAAATGTTTTTGTTTACGGTAGGAAGCCTGCAATATGATTACATTACTGAAAACTAAGCCGGACCAACTGGATATCACTATAACAGCAAATTTCAATGCTACTAATCCTTACTTTATCATCCAAATAATAACTTAAACACTGTCACAGAGATCATTAATGAGGAAATACCAGGGAGGATGATCATGATTATAAAGATAAGACGAataatatataagtgtatagTTTGATCATATCTACATGATATTTTGAGCCCTTTAACATTGTGGTTCATAATCACGTGTTTAATCCTTTAAACTATAAGACCCATACCGTTTACGTTGGATCTATTCTCGAAAATATTCTAAAAGATGTCTTTTCTCCCTAACTATTttgatttaagaaaatttaaaaatacatttctttatataaaaattagaatatgaCGCATCACAAATTGTGAAGTGGGAGAGAAAGggattttataattgtcatatattaatatataagtatgtaattatattttttgtatcttataaaattaaaattaataaggaaATATGTGATGGTGACTATAGATGTTATTCATgtaaatttatattgtttttgaatccatgattttgatatgtaatttctATTGGCTTCAATTCTCCCTTAcaataagaagaaaaactttGTAGATTGTATTGAGTTAATTATGTGAACCAAATATATTAGCAGGCCCCTTCTTGCTAAGGTAAGTCCCCTACGTCTCTGTTACAGCTCTTGTCGATCCTCTACATTCGCTCTTATATTCAATCTTAATCTAGatcaataattcttcaaatttcaccgtCTATTTATTCTATCATAAGGTGTAAGTGAGTGCCGCTGTAGAGGATTATGTTCTCCGTGTTTGCGTTGCTAAGCAGGCGAATAACCTTGTGTGGAGTAGTGTGGACCATTTAGTTTCCAGCGGGAACACGATACTCAAGAACGgtcatctttctttctttcaaaataagACGCGTAGATGTACGATGAAATTCGATTTTGATTGACGGGTCAATCGGACGGCGGTTATTTTGAGGGCCAGTTGTCGGTGATGAAGGGGGCAAATAGCCTAACGGTTCAGATGCTTTTCACTGGTGAGGTGAGGGGCTCACTGTTGTGGGGAACCCAAAACCATGTGGTCCCTCTTTCTGTACTTCTGCCACGTCAGCATCATGTTTGGCGCTATGGTTACTGTTACGTATGATGATGGTAACTAGACGTAATCACTCTGGTCTTTTTAAGAATgcttcctttgtttttttttttgtccaatAAATTTACAGTGGGCTGCCTCGAGGTAGGTTGACTAGGAGAGACACAGACTTGCATCGGAATGTCTTTTGTTCCGGATAGACTCAGAAATATAGAATAGAAAATAAAGTTGCAAAGTAAGTTTGAATTccaaatgttttttaaaatttgagattcAAAATTGGATTgggatttataatttaaacttataatttattgataaaataatatgattttatataataataaatgaaataatattagtttaataattaattaatataatttgaatctaattataaatcaaattcaaattgaatctatcAAACTATTTTCTAAGACTTAGCCAACTTGACTTGGATTCATCTTTATGCGATCTAGCACTAAGAGGGTATTGGTTTGAAAATCCGTTGAAGTATATCAAAAACAAATTCTTTGGCACAATGTTTGTGTgatttgatatgatatgataagcTCATATCCAGTTTAATCGAGAAATTAAGTCTGGACTAAATGCAAAAGTGATAGTCCCTCCCTGCTGCTGCAACGCAAGGTTcctgttaaaaataatataacttacAATGGGCTTCTCTCCGGTccagtaaataaataaactgGGCTGggcttgaaaaaaaaacaacaatttggAATTTAGTGTTTGGACAAACACTAGCAAAAGCAACTTGTGCAAGTGGGTCGATATTTTAATTGAAGCCtctgattattattatatcGGCTAATAAGATTGTACACTAGTCAACAACCGCTTCTGCCTTAAAAACATTGTTCACATCACagttataataattcaattatttatctATCACTTAATTAAtaggtgaaaaaatattattaaaaaagaaatttgcaGCTTGTCAAGTCAAGTGGCCATAAAAACAAACAACCGAAACAAATCAATTTCCGGTActtaagattttattaaattattacataatCAAATCACTCCTCTGGCATCCAATTACATTTGTGGTAGTAGTAATTGTTCAATTTCCATAATAGCCTAAGTGTTCAAGCAGAAGCTTCAGGCTAATAATGTAATTACACATTTTAGATTCTGTAACGTCTGTCAGTCACTTCACTTCTCTCACAAACTGGAACTGAACTCAGAAGGAGAGAGCTTTCATCCAAAACCTAGTAAATGGCTCTGGCTTCACCTTTCTTCTGACCGTGACTGGCTTTTTCTTCTCTGCGGTTAGATTCAAGTCTGTTCCTCAATTTAGGACGATTACATCCGTTTCAAAGGTGAGTCTTTCAtgatcatttgtttttttttttttttcagctcaGACTATTGGATTTCTTGGAATAATTATATACTGTTGAATCCGAATTTCCATTTAATCTGattcctttttttcctttctggATTATTATTTGGATGGGCATTTCTCTGTGAAatgttaatgttattatttgagATGTAGCTTTTAATATTTGTCTtaagatgtatatatatatgagtgttGGTCTGTTTGAATCGAGATATGAATGAGAACTTGTAAGAGAGTTGCTATGTCCTTTGCCTTATTGAAGGTAGAGTTCTGCCGAAAACCTGAGGAATTGAAAACAATGATTTAGAGTAACTGCAGAAAGACATCCTATTCCATGATTGGAGAGTTGTGTTAGTTGTTGTTGTATAGTGGTGAGTCTGATCACCCAAATTCTATAAAGGGTTATATGAAATTGAGAAGTTAGGATTTGAAAGGTGATTTTTCAAAGAGATATGCGGTGGTAGAACCAGCTTGCTTGTCTAGTTAAACAAAGTGGTTATGACCTATGAGCAAGAGTGACTTACCCTAGTGTGTGTACCACTTGTTTGTGAAAATACAACCAACAAGTACAAATATTAAGTATCTTTCAACTAtaggttataaataaaaagttgtattaaattatatggaAAGAGAGTGTGAGTGCCACAAAACAGTGAGAGCTAAGATTAAGAGCTCATATAGAGAGAACAAAGAAATCTCTTCTTCATTCATACtgaaatttcattatcatttaCCATTGGTTTTTCCCGTATTGggattttcacataaatactTTGTGCATTTTGCAGTTTGTTTTCTTCAGGTTTCATAACAGTTGTTTAAAAATGATTGGATTTGTAAACCATCATTTTCTGCTGCTCTGCCTTTGTAAATGAGGGATCATTAATCTTCAAGCATATTCTTATGAAGTCATACCAGTTTATGTTGCACATAGTGGATTTGaagatagttttatttttatttgttccATTTCAATTCTCTGTTCATACCTTATTTGCGATTGACATATGAAAATTTTGGCTATCATCTTTTCCAGCTACACCTTCAAGTCGATGTCAATTCTCTTGATTGCATGAAGCATGAACACTCTGTTTCACTTCTCCACACATGGACATTATTATGGCGGAGAAGCCCTATAAACTTGGTGACCAGAATACTAGTGATATTGTTGTACAGTTGAGAAATTATGAAGGAAGACCTGAAAGGTTCTACTCTCACTCATTCATTCTTATAAATAAGAGCAAATTCTTTGCTGATAAGCTGTCCTGTCTGGACTCTGGCGCATCTATTGAAATTCAGTGCTCAAAGTCCAATTATGATTATCATGTTAAACTTTTAAGATTGCTGTATCTCCCTATTGAGGCATTTTGGGATTCTTTGGATACTGTCAAATCTGCCATTGGTATTCTTCAGGTAGCTGTTGGTTTTGGTTGTGAAGAGATCGCAAAGGCCTGTGTTCAGTACCTGGAAGCCATTCCTTGGGAGGACAAGGAAGAGGAGGAAATTCTAAAAACAGTTTCAAAGCTGGGACCAATAGCCATGCCTATATTAGCCAGGATCCAACCTGTAGATGCAAGGGCTACAAAGAATGTTCTTGTTTCAGCAATTCGTTTTGCCACTTCCATTGGTGGATCATGTCCGCCATTTGATGACAATCTTAGAACATCTGCTCAAGAACAAGTCGAATACATGCTAGCAGCAGATGCTGACACCCCATTAATTACATCTGATGATGAGGTAAAATCAGTAGTGAAAATGGGtctttctaaaatttgttcTTCATTTGAAAAGGAATTGTCTTCCCTGCTTTTGGAGTCTGATCTCACATCCGAGACAGCCGAGGATAAAATAAGGCAGTGTCTTTTGGATATTGAATGGATGTCCAACATACTTCCGAAGATGGATTTGATGAAGGAATTTGTTACAAATTGGACTGAAATCTCTGATAAAATATTGGGGGTTATTGAAGACAAGAAACTTGATTCTTCCATGTGGGCATTGAAATTAAAGGTAATAGAATTGACGGGAAAAGTCTTGGATGCAGTTGGTTATGGTAGTGTGATACTCCCAGCACCATGCCGAGTAAAACTGCTAAAGACATGGCTAccttatataagaaaaatgaagcCCCTTCTGGAATTGAAGAGTAGCAAGGAGGTAGAGTTCCCTCACAAGATGGACGAAGACCTCTGCGGGAACATAGAGGAAGCAATCGTCCAGCTAGTACTGGCATTACCATCAAACGATCAAGCTGAAATACTAACAGACTGGATGAAAACTGAGCAGGTAAAGTATCCGGACTTGAGCGAAGCCTTTGAAGTGTGGTGTTTTAGAACCAAGTCAGCCAAGAGAAGATTGCTAGAAGGAGGATTGGATAGAGTTGGCAATGCCACCCTTAGCCTTTGagttgtaaaattaaattttctcatCTCCACTTTGTTTCCAAGAAGTTGAACAGATACAACTTCCGAATATGATTCAGTGCAAGAATCAATCACCAGTAGTCCTTCACTTGAGCAAGAACAATATAATCACATGTTTCATAttcatgaaataaaattaacattaagaAAGGTGACCACGAGTTTTGCAGTAAGATTGTGAGTTTGATTCGGTTTGGCATTGTAAACCTACTAAAATAAATTCCGTTCTTTCGAAACAACCCGTCGGATTGAGACCTAGAGATCAGTTGGGTCTAGGTAGGGCAAATTTGATTTCTGCAATTGGACCGGTGTGCAATTGATCCAGTCAAACCGTCAAATCATAACGATCAAaccataaaacattttttaaattgaatttgttatatataaatgtgatttgagttttatatttaataattaaataaaaatatttaatttagtaatatATCCGTCAAACCaggtttagttttaaaacaatGCTTTAACTAACCTAGTTATGAAATTTCCTTAAAAAGGCACATGTAACataataaactattttaaactatataataatttttttaattaaaaagaatgtaataaaatatagttaaaaattataaaaatgaaaagtaaatctaaaattgaatttgtatatagttttgttaacttttgcGTAATGGACACCACTGAGGGTAGCGAATGTCTTCGTTACccctaattaaattaatttggaaatatacctcctagggatggcaatttgggcccgactttaggggtcccaaccctccccgaccctaacggggaggggattccccgataaaaacggggaaaggggcgaggatggggataaaaaaaatccccgtaatcggggacgggtcggggacggggatacatgtgtccccgcccctcccctcccctcccctccccctaaatctaatatattaatataataatttataaactattaagttttagaaaattttacattatgatttattaaaattataactttaattttactaatttttgaattatcaattattagtttttactaatttctaaactattaatataatatattaaaaaaacctagaatttcattatcataaaatgtaaatgcaccaaattaattttatttcaacttcaaaacttagttagtcaatccactaggttttacacacaaaaaataataaattataaacttaataaaatcaattgaagtgaatgaaaagtgttaaatttaatgttattataaaattaccctaaatcacatacatgaagagctactaatgaagagattgattattgcatattgttagattttataaaaactttatatttgaactaaaataacaaagaatattttatagctcttgtagcaaaTGATAgtttggaaaaatatgatttattttatttattgaaatatataaaaaaaattaaaatttatatttatgggtatggggaggggatttttccctgcggggacggggcggggatggggaggggatttttccccacggggacggggaggagatttttccccgcggggacagggaggggatggggaggggattttccttcgcggggaggggatggggattattttttatccccgcaacggggacgggacggggacggggattgatatcccttacggggacggggacggggattgatatcccctccccgcccctccccattgccatccctaatacCTCCCTTATATACGAGGGTAATAcggtaatttaaaaataaacaactaaA
Above is a genomic segment from Mangifera indica cultivar Alphonso chromosome 3, CATAS_Mindica_2.1, whole genome shotgun sequence containing:
- the LOC123211736 gene encoding BTB/POZ domain-containing protein At3g05675 isoform X1; this translates as MDIIMAEKPYKLGDQNTSDIVVQLRNYEGRPERFYSHSFILINKSKFFADKLSCLDSGASIEIQCSKSNYDYHVKLLRLLYLPIEAFWDSLDTVKSAIGILQVAVGFGCEEIAKACVQYLEAIPWEDKEEEEILKTVSKLGPIAMPILARIQPVDARATKNVLVSAIRFATSIGGSCPPFDDNLRTSAQEQVEYMLAADADTPLITSDDEVKSVVKMGLSKICSSFEKELSSLLLESDLTSETAEDKIRQCLLDIEWMSNILPKMDLMKEFVTNWTEISDKILGVIEDKKLDSSMWALKLKVIELTGKVLDAVGYGSVILPAPCRVKLLKTWLPYIRKMKPLLELKSSKEVEFPHKMDEDLCGNIEEAIVQLVLALPSNDQAEILTDWMKTEQVKYPDLSEAFEVWCFRTKSAKRRLLEGGLDRVGNATLSL
- the LOC123211736 gene encoding BTB/POZ domain-containing protein At3g05675 isoform X2; the encoded protein is MPILARIQPVDARATKNVLVSAIRFATSIGGSCPPFDDNLRTSAQEQVEYMLAADADTPLITSDDEVKSVVKMGLSKICSSFEKELSSLLLESDLTSETAEDKIRQCLLDIEWMSNILPKMDLMKEFVTNWTEISDKILGVIEDKKLDSSMWALKLKVIELTGKVLDAVGYGSVILPAPCRVKLLKTWLPYIRKMKPLLELKSSKEVEFPHKMDEDLCGNIEEAIVQLVLALPSNDQAEILTDWMKTEQVKYPDLSEAFEVWCFRTKSAKRRLLEGGLDRVGNATLSL